A part of Schistosoma mansoni strain Puerto Rico chromosome W, complete genome genomic DNA contains:
- a CDS encoding putative cullin, whose translation MYVSKCHEDCYEQRWPKVNTIVKRILNTENVSRDEWQNMFADVHYIVSWQESATTAIISSLTETVKESIMRVQQLVMRNQDESSLLKSYIAQWNKFSKQSEYLPQPFSPLENYLVGKHLNGPNKRHLQESTIRKVAYSMTFSYILADAGNVEQYYIRIHKTEAPGQCY comes from the exons ATGTACGTTTCAAAGTGCCATGAGGACTGTTATGAACAGAGGTGGCCAAAAGTGAATACAATTGTGAAGCGCATCCTCAATACCGAGAATGTCAGTAGGGACGAGTGGCAGAATATGTTTGC AGATGTACATTATATCGTCTCATGGCAAGAATCAGCAACGACCGCCATCATTTCTTCTCTTACAGAGACTGTTAAGGAATCGATTATGAGAGTTCAGCAG CTTGTTATGCGTAATCAAGATGAATCTTCATTATTAAAATCGTACATAGCTCAATGGAATAAGTTTTCTAAACAAAGCGAATATCTTCCGCAACCATTTAGTCCACTAGAAAACTATCTGGTTGGTAAGCATCTTAACGGTCCCAACAAACGTCATCTTCAAGAAAGTACTATTAGAAAAGTAGCTTACAGTATGACATTCAGTTACATTTTAGCTGATGCTGGAAACGTGGAACAGTACTATATACGAATCCATAAAACAGAAGCTCCTGGACAGTGCTATTAA
- a CDS encoding scaffold attachment factor B-related, producing the protein MEGRPISDLKVAELRKELEKRNKDKTGVKQVLLDRLKETLEKDGHDPQTYRFRDDSVKTDQEVSDHSPVNGDGQGAEKVGSITKRRSPSDDVLSDEYISEHSLQKKITEETVPYVVQVGEQEEDLDYDLKCGNNDVSEVAGDSKDIQTKDEELGKHENKPESAVTTHQISESCRNLWISNLPKLVKAADLKQHFSKAGKVVSATVVMSTRTPGGCFGFIQMASAEEAASAARAYDLTEFGGCILRVEATERKAPIQSNKTNDRVAGLNKSKTNMPDSRRTVSKPLVSRRRYIANRQRQLRRAAIRTAILREQRKRSEYLSANNRPHPTKKTPIRRPLYQLTRPNYRVSKDSLRSRGGLALVSRHKSISQRQSSSRINTNHGTQSLLQRRLNYTINRRLREPIRVHKSASISRRSSKSFLPRVRRNPNICPENHRSYLSPPSRLIPLDTLTSKRNPTFRSNRPVERDLREPYRPVLPERKYHPQSPGRSHESSRYSRNIQSPVYSERNTVKPVYDSRSRQSHLTTRSEPRYTNYSNFESRKMPVVSRTDMYSEERYRTHDSHLSEVRRSQLRSNPPTSRMRVEESKRVYRAVSRSPPRSRDSTMMRPYPVSLNLNRHRTETSHRGRSPLMLQSTPHRPEIVEYEHRSEPRTNWQTERRSKVLSSPSQSWRPANHAFFLSPTYENRNTGRRY; encoded by the exons ATGGAGGGACGTCCAATTTCGGATCTTAAAGTTGCTGAGCTTCGTAAAGAGTTAGAGAAGCGCAACAAAGATAAAACCGGCGTTAAACAGGTGTTGCTGGATCGTCTTAAAGAG ACTTTAGAAAAGGATGGTCACGATCCTCAAACCTATCGTTTCAGGGATGATAGTGTTAAAACTGACCAGGAAGTATCTGATCATTCG CCTGTAAATGGTGATGGACAAGGAGCTG AGAAAGTTGGATCCATCACAAAAAGACGTAGTCCGTCAGATGACGTGTTGAGTGATGAATATATCAGTGAACATTCATTGCAGAAGAAAATTACAGAAGAAACTGTCCCATACGTTGTCCAAGTTGGTGAGCAAGAGGAAGATTTAGATTATGATTTGAAATGTGGAAATAATGACGTATCCGAAGTTGCAGGCGATAGCAAAGATATCCAGACCAAAGATGAAGAACTTGGCAAACATGAAAATAAACCAGAAAG TGCAGTTACTACTCACCAGATTAGTG AAAGCTGTAGAAATTTGTGGATAAGTAACTTGCCGAAATTGGTGAAGGCTGCAGATTTAAAGCAACATTTTAGCAAGGCGGGGAAG GTAGTATCAGCTACTGTGGTTATGAGCACCCGCACACCTGGAGGTTGCTTTGGATTTATACAGATGGCTTCTGCTGAAGAGGCAGCATCTGCTGCTAGAGCCTATGATTTAACAGAGTTTGGAGGATGCATACTGCGGGTTGAAGCTACAGAGCGAAAAGCACCGATTCAGtcaaacaaaacaaatgatcGAGTAGCTGGattaaacaaatcaaaaacTAATATGCCTGATTCTCGGCGGACGGTATCCAAACCGTTGGTATCTCGAAGACGATATATTG CCAACAGACAGCGACAATTGCGTCGTGCTGCCATCAGAACTGCTATTTTGAGGGAACAACGGAAAAGGTCTGAATATTTGTCCGCTAATAATCGTCCACATCCCACTAAGAAAACTCCTATCAGAAGGCCTTTATACCAGTTGACTAGACCAAATTATAGAGTGTCAAAGGATAGTTTG CGTTCACGAGGCGGTCTGGCCCTTGTATCTAGACATAAAAGTATTTCACAGCGACAAAGCTCTTCACGGATCAA CACCAATCATGGGACGCAATCTCTGTTACAAAGAAGATTAAATTATACTATCAATAGAAGGCTGCGTGAGCCGATTCGTGTCCACAAAAGTGCCAGTATTTCACGTCGGTCGTCCAAATCATTTTTGCCTAGAGTACGCAGAAATCCAAATATATGTCCAGAAAACCATCGAAGCTATCTTTCTCCACCTTCCCGTTTAATTCCCTTGGATACGCTTACTTCAAAACGAAACCCAACCTTTCGCAGTAATCGTCCTGTAGAAAGAGATTTACGCGAACCGTATCGCCCTGTTTTGCCAGAACGAAAGTACCATCCTCAATCACCTGGTCGATCACATGAATCAAGTCGGTACTCACGAAACATTCAATCACCAGTCTATTCAGAAAGAAACACGGTGAAGCCAGTATACGACAGTCGTTCTCGTCAAAGTCACTTGACGACTCGTTCTGAACCTCG CTATACGAATTACAGCAATTTTGAAAGTCGAAAAATGCCCGTAGTCTCTCGTACGGATATGTATTCTGAGGAACGTTATCGAACTCATGATAGTCATCTATCTGAAGTACGCAGAAGTCAGTTGAGGTCAAACCCCCCAACTTCACGAATGAGAGTTGAGGAGAGTAAACGAGTGTACCGTGCAGTTAGTAGAAGCCCACCAAGGTCAAGAGATTCTACAATGATGCGCCCATATCCAGTTTCTCTCAATCTCAACCGCCATCGCACGGAAACCAGCCATCGTGGCCGCAGTCCACTCATGTTACAGTCTACACCACACAGACCTGAAATTGTGGAGTATGAACACCGTTCAG AACCAAGAACGAATTGGCAAACTGAAAGACGTTCCAAAGTCCTCTCATCTCCATCACAGTCATGGAGGCCTGCAAACCATGCATTTTTCCTTTCTCCTACGTATGAAAATCGAAATACAGGTCGCCGATACTAA